The following are encoded in a window of Stigmatella erecta genomic DNA:
- a CDS encoding HU family DNA-binding protein, protein MLKSDLINILVTKRGVTQKQAEATVETIFESMKEALCRGENIEIRGLGAFHVKNYQGYQGRNPKTGQVIPVKPKRGLLFRTGKELRDRVNRPAAQSAQPDLSDPTKGTSGTGT, encoded by the coding sequence ATGCTCAAGTCCGATCTGATCAACATTCTCGTCACCAAGCGGGGGGTGACGCAGAAACAGGCCGAGGCCACTGTTGAGACGATCTTCGAATCGATGAAAGAGGCGCTCTGCCGCGGCGAGAACATCGAGATCCGCGGCCTGGGGGCCTTTCACGTCAAAAACTACCAGGGCTACCAGGGCCGGAACCCCAAGACGGGCCAGGTCATCCCCGTGAAGCCCAAGCGGGGACTGCTGTTCCGCACGGGCAAGGAGCTGAGGGACCGGGTCAACCGCCCGGCGGCCCAGTCCGCCCAACCGGACCTGTCGGATCCCACCAAGGGCACCAGCGGCACCGGGACCTGA
- a CDS encoding flagellar biosynthesis protein FlhA produces the protein MNPLLKMLLKARKSSDVVLAVAMAAVLGALIIPLPPWLLDLGLAVNLAAAVALLVAALYAQDALQVTSFPTLLLFTTLFRLALNVSSTRLALAEGHAGEVIQAFGEFVVRGDYVVGAVLFAILTLVQFLVVAKGAERVAEVSARFTLDAMPGKQMSIDADLRAGTIDPAQARQRRRNLERESQMFGAMDGAMKFVKGDVIAGLVIVAVNLLGGIAIGVLQQGMRLSEAAADFALIAIGDGLVSQIPSLCIAVAAGLVVTRVASEREDGSLGAEIGAQFFGQSRALWVVAGLCVALGLIPGMPHLTFLGLGGMLGGLAHVLTHLKGAALEEEASQQPEPAPGEAPGGDGKTGSPPAASALAPVGVAPLTVDLAPDLTPLAQEQGAAFVHQHLLQLREDIFLELGVRVPGIRVRTHAAYLPEGGYAILLDDVPTASGQVVPGAIYVLSPPDELSFLELRLEPVKDPVSGGTLSRAEEPARARLELAQVPMRRPGELIVDHCRAVLRTQAVHLLGVQEVHGLLEGLEAQAPTLVKEALQKVPLPLLTEVLRKLVQEQVSIRNLRAILEALVSPACEGDASALAERCRQALHRYLSHKFAPSGSLYAYLVDPEVEESLRGRGPRGPAPDPEHIAQLLEGLRRIAPGGRGVLLTAPDVRRPLRRMIEGAFPDVAVLTYGELNVDLQIRPLGRLAPVGAAA, from the coding sequence ATGAACCCCTTGTTGAAGATGCTCTTGAAGGCCCGGAAGTCCTCGGACGTGGTGCTCGCGGTGGCCATGGCCGCCGTGCTGGGCGCGTTGATCATCCCCTTGCCACCGTGGCTTCTCGATCTAGGGCTCGCGGTCAACCTGGCGGCGGCGGTGGCGTTGCTCGTCGCGGCGCTCTATGCCCAGGACGCGCTCCAGGTGACGTCCTTTCCCACGCTGCTGCTGTTCACCACGCTCTTCCGGCTCGCGCTCAACGTCTCCTCGACGCGGCTGGCGCTGGCCGAGGGGCACGCGGGAGAAGTCATCCAGGCCTTCGGCGAGTTCGTGGTGCGGGGGGACTACGTCGTGGGCGCGGTCCTCTTCGCCATCCTGACGCTCGTACAGTTCCTCGTGGTGGCCAAGGGGGCGGAGCGGGTCGCGGAGGTCTCCGCCCGCTTCACGCTGGATGCGATGCCCGGCAAGCAGATGTCCATCGACGCGGACCTGCGGGCGGGAACCATCGATCCGGCGCAGGCCCGCCAGCGCCGGCGCAACCTGGAGCGGGAGTCCCAGATGTTCGGCGCGATGGATGGCGCCATGAAGTTCGTGAAAGGAGATGTCATCGCCGGGCTCGTCATCGTGGCCGTCAACCTCCTGGGCGGCATCGCCATCGGTGTGCTTCAGCAGGGCATGCGCTTGTCCGAGGCCGCCGCGGACTTCGCGCTCATCGCCATCGGGGATGGGCTCGTCTCGCAGATCCCCTCGCTGTGCATCGCGGTGGCGGCGGGGCTCGTCGTGACCCGCGTGGCCTCGGAGCGGGAGGATGGCTCCCTGGGGGCCGAGATTGGCGCTCAGTTCTTCGGGCAGTCCCGCGCGCTCTGGGTGGTGGCGGGGCTGTGCGTGGCGCTGGGCCTGATTCCCGGAATGCCGCACCTGACCTTCCTGGGACTGGGAGGAATGCTGGGCGGGCTCGCGCATGTGCTCACGCACCTGAAGGGCGCGGCCCTGGAGGAAGAAGCGTCCCAGCAGCCGGAGCCCGCTCCCGGGGAAGCGCCGGGAGGGGATGGGAAGACGGGAAGCCCCCCTGCGGCGAGTGCACTGGCACCCGTGGGCGTCGCCCCGCTGACGGTGGACCTGGCGCCGGACCTGACCCCTCTGGCACAGGAGCAGGGCGCGGCGTTCGTGCACCAGCACCTCCTGCAGCTCCGGGAGGACATCTTCCTGGAGTTGGGCGTCCGGGTTCCGGGCATTCGCGTGCGAACGCACGCGGCGTACCTGCCCGAGGGGGGCTACGCCATCCTCCTGGACGACGTGCCCACGGCGTCGGGGCAGGTGGTGCCAGGCGCCATCTACGTGCTCTCACCTCCCGACGAGCTGTCGTTTCTCGAGCTTCGGCTCGAGCCGGTGAAGGACCCTGTGTCCGGGGGAACCCTCAGCCGGGCGGAAGAGCCGGCGCGGGCCCGGCTCGAGCTGGCGCAGGTGCCCATGCGCCGGCCCGGAGAGCTCATCGTGGACCACTGCCGGGCCGTGCTGCGCACCCAGGCTGTTCACCTGCTGGGGGTGCAGGAGGTGCACGGGCTCCTGGAGGGGCTCGAAGCCCAGGCGCCCACCCTGGTGAAGGAGGCCCTCCAGAAGGTGCCGCTGCCGCTGCTCACGGAGGTGTTGCGCAAGCTCGTTCAGGAGCAGGTGAGCATCCGCAACCTGCGCGCCATCCTGGAGGCGCTGGTGTCCCCAGCCTGCGAGGGGGATGCCTCCGCCCTCGCCGAGCGCTGCCGCCAGGCCCTGCACCGCTACCTGAGCCACAAGTTCGCGCCCTCGGGCTCGCTCTATGCGTACCTGGTGGACCCGGAAGTGGAGGAGTCGCTGCGGGGAAGGGGGCCCCGGGGGCCCGCGCCCGATCCCGAGCACATCGCGCAGCTCCTGGAGGGGCTGCGGCGCATCGCCCCGGGAGGCCGGGGGGTGTTGCTCACCGCGCCGGATGTCCGCCGGCCCCTGCGGCGAATGATCGAAGGGGCTTTCCCCGACGTGGCGGTGCTGACCTACGGGGAGCTGAACGTGGACCTGCAGATCCGGCCCCTGGGCCGGTTGGCCCCCGTGGGGGCCGCTGCCTAG
- a CDS encoding EscU/YscU/HrcU family type III secretion system export apparatus switch protein produces the protein MSDKTEKPTAKRLRDARRKGQIPRSRLLSSSAVTLGGVLGFTAFAPEGFARLRQWTAHLMTGAETAGAWEEGLWLAIRLSIPALGGALMASLSVSLATVGLGLSLEHVLPKAERISPLAGLKRLFSVRSVLEGLKALLVAAVLAALVWDGVEEAGPEVFRTVGWGGAEALIHLVRALEPLILRLAVCLGVLGGADYVLARFQHFKDLRMSREEVKREYRESEGDPRHKAQRKALHRQLAQGGPARGVRRASAVVVNPTHIAVALRYDLQECEAPYLVAKAQEEEALALRREAQRCGIPVVRDVPLARSLISYDVGEPIPEELYQAAAAVLRVAMEERETA, from the coding sequence GTGAGTGACAAGACGGAGAAACCCACGGCGAAACGTCTGCGGGACGCCCGCCGCAAGGGGCAGATTCCGCGCAGCCGGCTCCTGTCCTCCAGCGCGGTGACGCTGGGTGGGGTGCTGGGGTTCACGGCGTTCGCTCCCGAGGGCTTCGCGCGACTGCGGCAATGGACAGCGCACCTGATGACGGGAGCGGAGACCGCCGGTGCGTGGGAAGAAGGGCTGTGGCTGGCCATCCGGTTGTCCATCCCGGCGCTGGGGGGCGCGCTCATGGCGTCGCTCTCCGTCTCGCTGGCCACGGTGGGCCTTGGGCTGAGCCTGGAGCACGTGTTGCCCAAGGCCGAGCGCATCAGCCCGCTGGCGGGCTTGAAACGGCTGTTCAGCGTCCGGTCCGTGCTGGAGGGGCTGAAAGCGCTGCTGGTCGCGGCGGTGCTCGCGGCACTGGTCTGGGACGGGGTGGAAGAGGCGGGGCCCGAGGTTTTTCGAACGGTGGGATGGGGTGGGGCCGAGGCCCTGATTCATCTGGTGCGGGCGCTGGAGCCGCTCATCCTTCGGCTCGCGGTCTGCCTGGGGGTCCTGGGGGGCGCCGACTACGTGCTGGCGCGGTTCCAGCACTTCAAGGATCTGCGCATGAGCCGCGAGGAGGTGAAGCGGGAGTACCGGGAGAGCGAGGGCGACCCTCGCCACAAAGCCCAGCGCAAGGCGCTCCACCGGCAACTGGCCCAGGGCGGCCCCGCCCGGGGGGTGCGCAGGGCTTCGGCCGTGGTCGTCAACCCCACGCACATCGCGGTCGCGCTCCGCTACGACCTTCAGGAGTGCGAGGCGCCCTATCTCGTGGCCAAGGCGCAAGAGGAGGAGGCGCTGGCACTCCGGCGCGAGGCCCAGCGCTGTGGCATCCCGGTGGTCCGGGACGTCCCGCTGGCGCGCAGCCTCATTTCGTATGACGTCGGGGAGCCCATCCCCGAGGAGCTCTACCAGGCGGCCGCGGCGGTTCTCCGCGTGGCCATGGAAGAGCGGGAGACCGCATGA
- a CDS encoding EscT/YscT/HrcT family type III secretion system export apparatus protein, with the protein MSLELLGGALEHLGAHTAAVALCAARLVPIAFLCPLLGGQAAPSTVKLSLVLSLSLFLHLAAGVKVSVPVEGPWDWMALVLKELAYGTAVGLLAALPFDAARMGGRFIDLFRGASAEASLPVAGSRESATGDVLYQLLVAWGVTGGLFPIVLSGLLRGFGVVPLGAAVPTEAAARHVVMLAGGALATGLAVGAPIAAASMTVDCWVGMASRAAPQMNLQEFGAPLRILGGGALLWLGIGVLCERLLAEVANLEGALWLLGEAAQ; encoded by the coding sequence ATGAGCCTGGAGCTTCTCGGAGGCGCACTGGAACACCTGGGAGCGCACACGGCGGCCGTGGCGCTGTGCGCCGCACGCCTGGTGCCCATCGCCTTTCTCTGCCCGCTGCTGGGAGGCCAGGCCGCGCCCAGTACCGTCAAGCTGTCCCTGGTGCTGAGCCTCTCCCTGTTTCTGCACCTGGCTGCGGGGGTGAAGGTGTCCGTGCCCGTGGAGGGGCCCTGGGACTGGATGGCCCTGGTCCTCAAGGAGCTGGCTTATGGGACCGCGGTGGGGCTCCTGGCGGCGCTCCCCTTCGATGCGGCGAGGATGGGCGGCCGGTTCATCGATCTCTTTCGCGGCGCCTCCGCCGAGGCGAGCCTGCCGGTGGCGGGAAGCCGCGAGTCCGCGACGGGAGACGTGCTGTACCAGCTGCTCGTCGCGTGGGGGGTGACGGGAGGGCTGTTCCCCATCGTGCTCTCGGGGCTTCTTCGAGGCTTCGGGGTGGTTCCGCTGGGCGCGGCCGTTCCCACCGAGGCTGCGGCACGGCATGTCGTGATGCTGGCCGGGGGCGCGTTGGCCACGGGGCTGGCGGTGGGAGCCCCCATCGCCGCGGCATCGATGACCGTGGACTGCTGGGTGGGGATGGCCTCCCGCGCTGCGCCGCAGATGAACCTGCAGGAGTTCGGGGCTCCCTTGCGCATCCTGGGGGGTGGGGCACTGCTGTGGCTGGGAATCGGTGTGCTCTGCGAGCGGCTGCTGGCGGAGGTGGCGAACCTGGAAGGGGCGCTGTGGCTCCTCGGGGAGGCGGCCCAGTGA
- a CDS encoding flagellar biosynthetic protein FliQ produces MTQDLLLAVGREALLLMVLASLPPVGASLVVGFLMSLFQATTQLQESTLSVVPKLCATVMALVFAGPWIAAQLTLFTRQLLTLIAEVAA; encoded by the coding sequence ATGACCCAGGATCTCCTGCTCGCGGTGGGACGCGAGGCACTGCTCCTGATGGTTCTCGCCTCCCTGCCGCCGGTGGGGGCGAGCCTGGTGGTGGGCTTCCTGATGAGCCTGTTCCAGGCGACCACCCAGCTTCAGGAGAGCACGCTCTCCGTGGTCCCCAAGCTGTGCGCCACGGTGATGGCGCTCGTGTTCGCGGGGCCGTGGATCGCCGCGCAGCTCACGCTCTTCACGCGGCAACTGCTCACGCTCATCGCCGAGGTCGCCGCATGA
- the sctR gene encoding type III secretion system export apparatus subunit SctR gives MTLGWAGAGEQTLAQASHAGNPLTMMAVLAGLSLLPFAVMMLTSFSKIAVVLSLARSAMGTQQAPPSIVLTGLAAVLSAHIMSPVVSRMYEVGRGAYVEAASGAQILAGVERTAEPLRAFLVRHGSAEERSRFVDLARELRPPEEAEQVQEGDLAVVVPAFVITELKEAFQIGFLVFLPFLVLDMVIANVLLALGMQSLSPSQVSLPFKILLFVAVDGWSLLAQGLILGYR, from the coding sequence ATGACGCTGGGATGGGCCGGGGCGGGCGAGCAGACCCTCGCGCAGGCATCTCACGCGGGCAATCCCCTGACGATGATGGCGGTGCTGGCGGGGCTGTCGCTGCTGCCCTTCGCGGTGATGATGCTCACGAGCTTCTCGAAGATCGCCGTGGTGCTGTCGCTGGCGCGCTCCGCGATGGGAACCCAGCAGGCGCCGCCGTCCATCGTCCTGACAGGGCTGGCCGCGGTGCTCTCGGCGCACATCATGTCGCCCGTCGTGTCCCGCATGTACGAGGTGGGACGGGGGGCCTATGTGGAGGCAGCGTCCGGAGCGCAGATCCTCGCGGGGGTGGAGCGGACGGCCGAGCCGCTGCGAGCCTTTCTCGTCCGGCATGGCAGTGCCGAGGAGCGGAGCCGCTTCGTGGACCTCGCGCGGGAGCTGCGGCCCCCGGAAGAGGCGGAGCAGGTGCAGGAGGGAGACCTCGCCGTGGTCGTTCCCGCGTTCGTCATCACCGAGCTGAAGGAGGCCTTTCAGATCGGCTTCCTCGTCTTCCTCCCCTTCCTCGTGCTGGACATGGTCATCGCCAACGTCCTGCTCGCGCTGGGCATGCAGAGCCTGTCTCCGAGCCAGGTCAGCCTGCCCTTCAAGATTCTCCTCTTCGTGGCCGTGGATGGCTGGTCGCTGCTCGCGCAGGGGCTCATCCTCGGGTACCGGTGA
- a CDS encoding flagellar biosynthetic protein FliO: MFTSLSLRNRLLWAAALVVGLAAVGLLGRMPGAEAARWGLATMALMGLGIGWMRRKSLGPRFLLPERLRVISRAGLSPRCGLALVEVDGQSFLVAFGDSFAEVHETPLTKAGRHGLSRRASTVPKGVLQ; this comes from the coding sequence ATGTTCACCTCTCTGTCTCTTCGGAACCGGTTGTTGTGGGCGGCGGCCCTGGTTGTGGGACTTGCGGCGGTGGGGCTGCTGGGCCGCATGCCCGGGGCCGAGGCCGCACGCTGGGGCTTGGCCACCATGGCCCTGATGGGCTTGGGAATCGGATGGATGCGCCGCAAGTCCCTGGGGCCCCGTTTCCTGCTCCCGGAGCGCCTGCGGGTGATCTCCCGCGCGGGGCTCTCGCCGAGGTGTGGCCTGGCGTTGGTGGAAGTGGATGGCCAGAGCTTCCTGGTGGCATTTGGGGACTCGTTCGCGGAGGTCCACGAGACGCCCCTGACGAAAGCGGGGCGCCATGGGCTGTCCCGGCGTGCCTCCACGGTCCCGAAAGGGGTGCTGCAATGA
- a CDS encoding FliM/FliN family flagellar motor switch protein: MSRLSRLGTRRLTRAHVTLGERPQISRMGQQALQAICESLGRELGCPVSAAARLAESTVLPSTGLSHTAAFVFLELSATGGSAVLELEMPVLFAALERLAGGSSHQGPVTRLTRLEEATLAYLIMASLVAFRAQGELYRRWSPHLSGVTMSRRDALARLDGRRAHLGIELSLTVGQTTAGARLVFPAVVLESACKDLPVQRAPTLAPEVLAASLRARCFLGNRELLPCELETLAVGDAVVFEGAHLRGTHLLGPGRLVTRGFELVGTFSPEGFSLIRARNRAVEANMVAVNERGEGMPPLPVEVEIELTRLLLPLSELAVLKPGQLLPLRINVSEPVVLRVGDRGVARAELVDIDGEIGARILSLLP; encoded by the coding sequence ATGTCCAGATTGTCCAGGCTGGGAACGCGGCGGCTGACCCGGGCACATGTCACCCTGGGCGAGCGTCCGCAGATCTCGCGGATGGGCCAGCAGGCGCTTCAAGCCATCTGTGAATCGCTGGGGCGCGAGCTGGGGTGCCCGGTCTCCGCGGCCGCCCGGCTGGCGGAGTCCACGGTCCTGCCTTCGACGGGGCTCTCCCATACGGCCGCATTCGTCTTCCTGGAGCTATCGGCGACGGGGGGCTCGGCGGTGCTGGAGCTGGAGATGCCGGTGCTGTTCGCGGCGCTGGAGCGTCTGGCGGGAGGCTCCTCCCACCAGGGGCCCGTGACACGGCTGACGCGGCTGGAGGAGGCGACGCTGGCCTACTTGATCATGGCCTCGCTGGTGGCTTTCCGCGCTCAGGGGGAGCTTTATCGCCGGTGGAGCCCTCATCTGTCGGGGGTGACGATGAGCCGGAGGGACGCGCTGGCACGGCTGGACGGGCGCAGGGCGCACCTGGGCATCGAGCTGTCCCTGACGGTGGGGCAGACGACGGCGGGGGCACGGCTGGTGTTTCCGGCGGTGGTGCTCGAGTCCGCCTGCAAGGACCTGCCTGTGCAGCGAGCGCCCACGCTGGCGCCCGAGGTGCTCGCGGCATCCCTCCGGGCGCGGTGCTTCCTGGGCAACCGCGAGCTCCTGCCTTGTGAACTGGAGACGCTCGCCGTGGGCGATGCCGTCGTCTTCGAGGGGGCCCACTTGAGGGGGACTCACCTCCTGGGACCCGGGCGGCTGGTGACGCGTGGCTTCGAACTCGTGGGGACGTTCTCCCCCGAAGGCTTTTCCCTGATTCGTGCGCGCAATCGCGCGGTGGAGGCAAACATGGTGGCCGTGAACGAGCGGGGCGAGGGCATGCCCCCGTTGCCCGTGGAGGTCGAGATCGAACTGACACGGTTGTTGTTGCCGTTGTCGGAACTGGCCGTCTTGAAGCCTGGACAGCTCTTGCCCCTGCGCATCAACGTGAGCGAGCCGGTGGTGCTGCGCGTGGGAGACCGGGGCGTGGCGCGTGCCGAGCTGGTCGATATCGACGGCGAGATCGGCGCACGGATTCTCTCCCTGTTGCCGTGA
- a CDS encoding flagellar M-ring protein FliF, which translates to MSHSLLRCLSLLMWLGATACRERIQHGLDERQANELQTVLLERGLEARKVPEGGKKPSWSIEVEEAQAPAAVRILAELGLPRPVAETGCDVFGGGGLLRTPLEEQLCRTRVLERGIEKTLQEMEGVLVARVHLMVPPPARPGQVQAPAKASVMVRTAPGQTGRLRQAREHLQALIAGGVEGLSPEAVSLLVDEASTRGELAPVSSPRPLRFRVLLGGLGAMVTVLAAAVVFLTLRLRASQPRTKAAAAVPPGPARPVVTANAGRKVA; encoded by the coding sequence ATGTCCCATTCGCTTCTGCGCTGTCTCTCGCTCCTGATGTGGCTGGGCGCCACCGCTTGCCGCGAGCGCATCCAGCACGGCCTCGACGAGCGCCAGGCCAATGAACTGCAGACCGTCCTCCTGGAGCGTGGGCTGGAGGCGCGCAAGGTGCCCGAAGGGGGCAAGAAGCCCTCCTGGTCCATCGAAGTCGAGGAGGCCCAGGCGCCGGCTGCGGTGCGCATCCTGGCCGAGCTGGGCCTGCCGAGGCCGGTGGCCGAGACGGGCTGCGATGTCTTCGGCGGGGGAGGGCTGCTCCGGACGCCGCTGGAAGAGCAGCTGTGCCGGACCCGGGTTCTTGAGCGGGGAATCGAGAAGACCCTGCAGGAGATGGAAGGGGTGCTCGTGGCGCGCGTGCACCTGATGGTGCCGCCCCCCGCGAGGCCAGGACAGGTTCAGGCGCCCGCCAAGGCGTCGGTGATGGTGCGGACGGCGCCCGGACAGACCGGGCGGCTTCGCCAGGCGCGAGAACACCTCCAGGCACTCATCGCTGGAGGCGTGGAAGGACTGTCCCCGGAGGCGGTGTCGCTCCTGGTGGACGAGGCCTCCACGCGGGGGGAGCTCGCGCCGGTGAGCAGCCCTCGGCCCCTGCGGTTCCGGGTGTTGCTGGGGGGACTGGGGGCCATGGTCACCGTGCTCGCGGCGGCGGTGGTGTTCCTCACGCTGCGCCTGAGGGCCTCGCAGCCTCGGACGAAGGCAGCCGCAGCCGTGCCGCCGGGCCCCGCGCGGCCCGTGGTGACGGCGAACGCAGGACGCAAGGTGGCGTGA